The Setaria viridis chromosome 9, Setaria_viridis_v4.0, whole genome shotgun sequence sequence TCCTCTATTCAGTGCAGACCATGCTATGCTGAATACCACGTCATGAGTTGATGCATTGACGTTGCGCGCGCTTCCTGTCAAGGTTCGCGGATCACTGCGACCCGTCCCGAGCCCGCGTAGCCCAGCGCCGCCCTGGCACGGCGAGCATGCCGAGGGGACACGCGCCTGCGCCGCACCCAGCTCGGGCGGGTGCCGGGTCGGGGGTCGGGGTGGTACGTTGCGGCGTCTGTCTACACACACAACAAAACTAACTTCCGAAGGCATGGATTTCTCCACTTTTTCTTTGCTTCATGCGACATTTCCAAGACGGTGTGCAACGGAATCTGTGTGGTTTTCTCACAGCCCGGGGGACACGGGTGCTGCCGTCACGCTGCTCACAAGTCGCACAATCCTGCCGGTGCACAGGAACAGCCTGCGTCATGCCTTCCTAGCACTAGAAGATCTTCAGTACTGCGATATCAGATCGATCGGCGCCATTACATTTGCTTCTTGCCTCGCCATTTCGGTTACCCGGCGGCGCAAGCGTGAAGTGAAGGAGTACGTtcgcgcggcggcgatggccggaGACCGCGAGCTCACCCTCACCCAGGTGGGGGACCTCCCGGAGGTCTGCCTGGCGCACGCCATCGCGCTCACGTCCCCGCGCGACGCCTGCCGCTGCGCCGCGGTCTCCCCGgccttccgcgccgccgcggactCCGACCACGTCTGGCGCCGCTTCCTCCCGCCCGGCCACCGCGGCGccaccgtcctcctcccgcAGGGACCACCGGCCAAGTCGACGGAGACAAGCAAGGACGCCTACCTCCGCCTCTGCGACGCCGCCGTCATCGTCGACGGCGAAGGCAACGGCAGCATGGTAATTGTTTATTCGGATGTTTTAATCATTTCACGTGCTGGCTTCTTGCCTTCTTGGTACGCAACAATGAGCTAGACCTCGTGCACTGCAGAGGATGTGGCTGGACAAGGCGAGCGGCGCCAAGTGCTACATGCTTTCGGCGAGGGCGCTGAGCCTGCCATGGGACGACGGCGAGTTCAGCTGGAGGTGGACGCCACACCCGCTCTCCAGGTTCTTCTCGTCGATCACTCCTCCCTTCCTAGCTAGACTAGATCCAGCGGAAAGATTTTGGTTATTTGCTGGTACAATCTTCTCGGAAGTCTATGAAGAATGGAAACATAATACAATTGTGAAAAATCACAGAGAGAGAATCAAATAccagaagaaataaaaaaccaACATAAGCATGAGCCAGGCGATCTGAGTTCTTTTTTTTAGCTTCGTGATACAGTGCGGCACAGTGATATTACAGTAGCCGTGTCAGTGATATCACATTCTTGTTCATGCGGTCCTTGTACGGCGATCTGAGTGATGTACGGCGAGTAGACATGCAGTACTGCTGAACTGCTGAGTTTGCCTGTAAACCCTGCTTCCATGTCTGTCCTTGACTAGTCGCATGCAAAGTCTGCAATGTTCTTTCAGCGGATCCAGTGCAGGAGAAATTACAAAACCGTGTAGGAATCAGGGCAACGCCGGGTAATCGCAGCTGCTGCGATAACAGGTGGAAGCCACGCACGGCACGGTGCTTCGTGCAGGTCAACTTCCAGGACGGACGGTTACTTAGCTTGTACTGCCCATGAGTCATCTCACCCTGAGCTCGATAGCGGCCGGCAGATATCGATTGATCCGTGCTGCTGCTTAGATGCCAAGATGTCACTGGTGGTAAAAGTCTTTTCATACTCAAGATTTTCTCGTCGAAGACGTTGACATCAATGTCATATCATTGCATCTCTATCAATAAAtaattcttttatttctttgcCAGCTCCTGTACTCTTCTTCTCTGTCAATGAAATATGTACTGCTAATCTTTCATCCGTCCTGATTTCGCTGATTTGGCAGCCATGTTGTAATCAGCGTTGCGATCGTTTACAGGTTCGGTGACGTGGCCGAGCTGGTGGAGTGCTCGTCCCTGGACATCTACGGCCGGCTCCCGGCCGCCGAGCTCACGCCGGCGACCTCCTACGCCGCGTACCTGGTCTACGGCGTGGCGGAGGGGCACCGCGGCC is a genomic window containing:
- the LOC117837346 gene encoding putative F-box protein PP2-B8 — encoded protein: MDFSTFSLLHATFPRRCATESVWFSHSPGDTGAAVTLLTSRTILPVHRNSLRHAFLALEDLQYCDIRSIGAITFASCLAISVTRRRKREVKEYVRAAAMAGDRELTLTQVGDLPEVCLAHAIALTSPRDACRCAAVSPAFRAAADSDHVWRRFLPPGHRGATVLLPQGPPAKSTETSKDAYLRLCDAAVIVDGEGNGSMRMWLDKASGAKCYMLSARALSLPWDDGEFSWRWTPHPLSRFGDVAELVECSSLDIYGRLPAAELTPATSYAAYLVYGVAEGHRGLSYPDQETTVALGGGLVAAARARHAVCLHPAEEAEARKFRAVSRGAGEDSPRRPRLREDGWSEMEMGRLRTPSDGGGQEADQEVVVSFEVLGWYPKRGLIVEGVEFRPVN